The Silvanigrella paludirubra genome contains a region encoding:
- a CDS encoding UvrD-helicase domain-containing protein — protein MKKFTIEQDKCIHFYPNKLDLKQNLLIEAGAGAGKTAVLTERTKWLLSYKKLNISPSQLFIVTFSKDAASQIQERIEKELSQIDQLSDAISFIHISTIDSFFSELVNCIYPTWWELNQKRKNFYSMPPRLQLIDEEIICNEVYKAIQNYLINNNYSEYQLSLTIDFILSGALKKGFNNNRGTLDSILKTLCDATFLAASSEELRIAAKKIHPSTQILIHDFHKIARLEYEKRIIKGEFTYSDRTLFLKENLKNHVPIQLQELIVDEYQDTNQIQHDILFDMVQECNGRMVVVGDPKQSIYGFRNASVDVFQNLKNNKSWEHIELKKNFRSNPNLLNEINQLSKLAFQWDNPNFPDEFKNSYFYEEAIKKYTPENALEAGKTNNSLNNEKYIHLVTASLNADRFTSENQNDIIIENGLKLERYSIECYVNFIKNYQKTNDLKWKDMVILCEENNDAFKVVQSLKKSSIPVLYISKNEKDIESNLEFLVALALAKSLLNEEDDLDIYHILHSPLSFMSHSEIENYFFHRKNNKIIFNEIIQKIEEHKIIAKDNFFKAWQLLRWGLVKIHKKINSKTNASLFCARMDLFSYTLAQKLESPTFRDSLEDKVKTNLDNSILKKNTNPLFPTALSQWRLDSWESESTETDDLLEVKTVHKAKGLEWKHVIFYPKHGRAKNLGKFVSSNSGKYLDITWLQDDTENLSVVHRIENKYFAETDSFTEYKTNGDVKTTFFFPELRKQAEQDFERQRVFYTAFTRAENAFILLQPKRLKKDGIRDDLGKTTHRDPLPFQKYIEEDIFLKYLDFHFDLRGFPKPKGKLAKTNETKPPPEPWFQNDETYPKPYLSENKFVSYYEYGPHFLENIILKEAKSEHFNNENYSIKNSISLNYFLNKYPFLEDSNLENDLIKSENVENNEILELNESNNLPKYSNLKSKIENAKKTRDLVNKGILYHAAAENKKASKKSLQYLIESSSIQVFHEFEIWSKKDDKNHFINTSRHIIDFLAIIKIENFLKLPFQSLFSIKEECYFPFQTALNNYKPSTHILFVIDYKTGKKENQHIDQILEYMDLTKSLSNLEYFYGDKLKETEFITLGGLCYNKKSEASSPLKYMGKDLPPNLIFEEEQVYLFV, from the coding sequence ATGAAAAAATTTACCATAGAGCAAGATAAATGCATCCATTTTTACCCAAATAAATTGGATTTAAAACAAAATTTATTGATAGAAGCAGGTGCTGGTGCTGGTAAAACAGCTGTATTAACCGAACGAACAAAATGGTTATTATCATATAAAAAATTAAATATAAGCCCATCACAATTATTTATAGTAACATTTTCTAAAGATGCCGCTTCTCAAATTCAAGAAAGAATTGAAAAAGAACTTTCACAAATAGATCAACTTTCTGATGCTATTTCTTTTATACATATTTCTACAATAGATAGCTTTTTTTCAGAACTTGTAAATTGCATTTATCCAACATGGTGGGAATTAAATCAAAAAAGAAAAAACTTTTATTCTATGCCACCTCGCCTGCAACTCATTGATGAAGAAATAATTTGTAATGAAGTATACAAAGCCATTCAAAATTATTTAATTAATAATAATTATAGCGAGTATCAGTTATCTTTAACAATTGATTTTATATTATCGGGAGCGCTAAAAAAGGGTTTTAATAACAATCGCGGAACACTAGATTCTATTTTAAAAACTTTATGTGACGCTACTTTTTTAGCTGCAAGTTCTGAAGAATTAAGAATCGCTGCTAAAAAAATACATCCTTCTACCCAAATATTAATTCATGATTTCCATAAAATTGCGCGTTTAGAATATGAAAAAAGAATTATTAAAGGTGAATTTACCTATTCAGACAGAACTTTATTTTTAAAAGAAAATTTAAAGAATCACGTACCAATTCAGCTTCAAGAATTGATTGTGGATGAATATCAAGACACAAACCAAATTCAACATGACATTTTATTTGATATGGTTCAGGAATGCAATGGACGCATGGTTGTTGTCGGTGACCCAAAACAAAGTATATACGGTTTTAGAAATGCGAGTGTCGATGTTTTTCAAAATTTAAAAAATAATAAATCTTGGGAACACATTGAACTAAAGAAAAACTTTCGCTCTAATCCAAATTTACTAAATGAAATTAACCAACTTTCAAAATTGGCATTTCAATGGGATAATCCTAACTTTCCCGATGAATTTAAAAATTCGTATTTTTATGAAGAAGCAATTAAAAAATATACCCCAGAAAATGCTCTTGAAGCAGGTAAAACAAATAATTCTTTAAATAATGAAAAATACATTCATCTGGTAACAGCATCACTGAATGCAGATCGTTTTACTTCAGAAAATCAAAATGACATCATAATAGAAAATGGTTTAAAATTAGAAAGATATTCAATAGAATGCTACGTTAATTTTATAAAAAACTATCAAAAAACAAATGACTTAAAATGGAAAGATATGGTTATTTTATGTGAAGAAAATAACGATGCATTTAAAGTTGTTCAATCTTTGAAAAAATCTTCTATCCCTGTTTTATATATATCAAAAAATGAAAAAGACATTGAATCTAATTTAGAATTTTTAGTTGCCCTTGCACTGGCTAAATCTCTTTTAAATGAAGAAGATGATTTAGATATATATCATATTTTGCATAGTCCTTTATCTTTTATGAGTCATTCAGAAATTGAAAATTATTTTTTTCATCGAAAAAATAATAAAATTATTTTTAATGAAATAATACAAAAAATTGAAGAACATAAAATAATAGCAAAAGATAATTTTTTTAAAGCATGGCAGTTATTACGATGGGGCTTAGTAAAAATACATAAAAAGATAAACTCAAAAACAAACGCAAGTTTATTTTGCGCAAGAATGGATTTATTTTCTTATACTTTAGCTCAAAAACTTGAATCCCCGACATTCAGAGATTCATTAGAAGATAAAGTCAAAACGAACTTAGACAATTCAATCCTTAAAAAAAATACAAATCCATTATTTCCTACCGCACTTTCACAATGGCGCTTAGATTCTTGGGAGAGTGAATCGACTGAGACGGACGATCTACTTGAAGTAAAAACAGTACATAAAGCTAAAGGCTTAGAATGGAAACATGTCATTTTTTATCCAAAGCATGGAAGGGCTAAAAATTTAGGAAAATTTGTGAGCTCTAATTCAGGTAAATATTTAGATATAACTTGGCTTCAAGATGATACTGAAAATCTTTCTGTAGTCCATCGAATTGAGAACAAGTACTTTGCTGAAACAGATTCATTTACCGAATATAAAACAAATGGAGATGTTAAAACGACCTTCTTTTTTCCTGAATTAAGGAAACAAGCTGAACAAGACTTTGAAAGACAGCGTGTTTTTTATACAGCATTTACTAGAGCAGAAAATGCATTTATCTTACTTCAGCCCAAAAGATTAAAAAAAGATGGTATAAGAGATGATTTAGGAAAAACGACACACAGAGATCCTCTTCCTTTTCAAAAATATATAGAAGAAGATATTTTTCTTAAATATTTAGATTTTCATTTTGACTTAAGAGGTTTTCCAAAGCCAAAAGGAAAACTTGCCAAAACAAACGAAACCAAACCACCTCCAGAGCCTTGGTTTCAAAATGATGAAACATATCCTAAACCCTATTTGAGTGAAAATAAGTTTGTTTCTTATTATGAATATGGACCTCATTTTTTAGAAAATATAATTTTAAAAGAAGCAAAATCAGAGCACTTTAATAATGAAAATTATTCCATTAAAAATTCAATTTCTTTAAATTATTTTTTAAATAAATACCCTTTTTTGGAAGATTCTAACTTAGAAAATGATTTGATTAAATCTGAAAATGTTGAAAATAATGAAATTCTAGAATTAAATGAAAGTAACAATTTACCAAAATATTCTAATTTAAAAAGTAAAATAGAAAATGCTAAAAAAACCAGAGATCTTGTAAATAAAGGCATATTATACCATGCTGCTGCAGAAAATAAAAAAGCTTCAAAAAAATCTTTACAATATTTAATAGAATCCTCTTCAATTCAAGTATTTCATGAGTTTGAAATTTGGTCAAAAAAAGATGATAAAAATCATTTTATAAATACTTCAAGACATATCATAGATTTCTTAGCTATTATTAAGATTGAAAATTTTTTAAAGCTCCCTTTTCAATCTCTCTTTTCCATAAAAGAAGAATGTTATTTTCCATTTCAAACCGCTTTAAACAATTATAAACCAAGCACTCATATCTTATTTGTAATTGATTACAAAACAGGTAAAAAAGAAAATCAACATATAGACCAGATTTTAGAATATATGGATTTAACAAAATCTTTAAGTAATTTAGAGTATTTTTATGGAGATAAACTTAAGGAAACAGAATTTATAACACTTGGGGGTCTTTGTTATAACAAAAAATCGGAGGCATCAAGCCCCCTAAAATACATGGGGAAAGATTTACCTCCAAACCTAATTTTTGAAGAAGAACAGGTCTATCTTTTTGTATAA